In Corynebacterium nuruki S6-4, the following proteins share a genomic window:
- a CDS encoding acyclic terpene utilization AtuA family protein has protein sequence MSTIRIGSGAGFAGDRLDPAVKLAKDGNLDYLVFECLGERTVAAGQLRRLTDPSTGYDPLLETRMRAVLPYTVARGTTVVTNSGAANPEAAGRLIARIAAEVVPDRTVTVAVLTGDGVLSQVRSADPQVWETGAPLSAETDELVSAHAYLGVEQVLPAFGLGADVIVTGRLADPSLFLAPMVHEFGWSLADWPRLGAGTLVGHLLECAGQVTGGYFADPVTKPVPGMADLGFPFADISDDGTAVLGKLADTGGMLTRATVREQMLYEVADPGAYLTPDVVADFTGVTVDQVGPDAVRVSGGTGRPRTGTLKVTLGYRGGWLGEGQISYAGPRARERAELAWQIVSERLVTVHGLDPEAASVEFIGTGAAFRGLAPMPADPPEVRMRVAGRVETAAQAHAIGWEVEALYCAGPAAGGGARKGLSEVLAIRSALLPREAVEAQVTMYSSDNAADGAVAATSTDTDKEGAL, from the coding sequence ATGTCCACCATCAGAATCGGCTCGGGCGCCGGCTTCGCCGGTGACCGCCTCGACCCGGCGGTGAAACTCGCCAAGGACGGGAACCTCGACTACCTCGTCTTCGAGTGCCTCGGCGAGCGCACCGTCGCCGCCGGCCAGCTGCGCCGTCTCACCGACCCCTCGACCGGCTACGACCCGCTGCTCGAGACCCGGATGCGGGCAGTCCTGCCGTACACCGTCGCCCGGGGCACGACCGTGGTCACCAACTCCGGTGCCGCGAACCCGGAGGCCGCCGGCCGGCTCATCGCCCGGATCGCCGCCGAGGTCGTCCCGGACCGCACGGTCACCGTCGCCGTGCTGACCGGCGACGGCGTCCTGTCCCAGGTGCGCAGCGCCGACCCGCAGGTGTGGGAGACCGGGGCACCGCTGTCCGCGGAGACCGACGAACTCGTCTCCGCCCACGCCTACCTGGGGGTCGAGCAGGTACTGCCCGCCTTCGGCCTCGGCGCCGACGTCATCGTCACCGGCCGACTGGCGGACCCCTCCCTGTTCCTCGCCCCGATGGTCCACGAATTCGGCTGGTCGCTGGCGGACTGGCCCCGGCTCGGCGCCGGGACCCTGGTCGGCCACCTGCTGGAATGCGCCGGCCAGGTCACCGGCGGCTACTTCGCCGACCCGGTCACCAAACCGGTGCCCGGCATGGCCGACCTCGGCTTCCCGTTCGCCGACATCTCCGACGACGGCACTGCGGTGCTCGGCAAACTCGCCGACACCGGCGGCATGCTCACCCGCGCGACCGTCCGCGAGCAGATGCTCTACGAGGTCGCCGACCCGGGCGCCTACCTCACCCCCGACGTCGTCGCCGACTTCACCGGCGTGACCGTCGACCAGGTCGGGCCGGACGCCGTCCGGGTCTCCGGCGGGACCGGCCGACCGCGCACCGGCACCCTCAAGGTGACCCTCGGCTACCGCGGCGGCTGGCTGGGGGAGGGACAGATCAGCTACGCCGGGCCGCGCGCCCGGGAACGCGCCGAACTGGCCTGGCAGATCGTCTCCGAACGGCTCGTCACCGTCCACGGCCTCGACCCGGAGGCGGCCAGCGTGGAGTTCATCGGCACCGGCGCCGCCTTCCGCGGCCTGGCCCCGATGCCCGCCGACCCGCCGGAGGTGCGGATGCGTGTCGCCGGCCGGGTGGAGACCGCCGCCCAGGCCCACGCCATCGGCTGGGAGGTCGAGGCCCTCTACTGCGCCGGCCCGGCCGCCGGCGGCGGAGCCCGCAAGGGGCTCAGCGAGGTGCTGGCGATCCGCTCGGCCCTGCTACCCCGCGAGGCCGTCGAGGCGCAGGTCACGATGTACAGCTCCGACAATGCCGCCGACGGCGCCGTCGCTGCTACCTCTACCGATACCGACAAGGAAGGGGCACTGTGA
- a CDS encoding AtuA-related protein, with translation MPILDDYADTRTGDKGDTLIVAVLPRTHDHYEHLATALEPAGIATHFGCALTDVTVRRVPNVGAFVVELRGMLGGGVTGSPVLDGHGKTLSYHMLTLPVPGE, from the coding sequence ATGCCGATCCTCGACGACTACGCGGACACCCGCACCGGCGACAAGGGGGACACCCTCATCGTCGCCGTCCTGCCGCGCACCCACGACCACTACGAACACCTGGCCACCGCCCTGGAACCCGCCGGCATCGCCACACACTTCGGCTGCGCGCTCACCGACGTGACCGTGCGCCGGGTGCCGAACGTCGGCGCCTTCGTCGTCGAACTGCGCGGCATGCTCGGCGGCGGGGTCACCGGCTCGCCGGTCCTCGACGGGCACGGCAAGACCCTCAGCTACCACATGCTCACCCTGCCGGTGCCGGGGGAGTAA
- a CDS encoding DUF2220 domain-containing protein, translating into MVEHYLSFPAHRRGQGVHHTGVRPHHLTLVTRLVSAHRGAPDGSLVRSLSDLGLVEREPQIRMRLPSDVPGRDVFPEDMTLTWTGAAMLWAETTVPVTGVLIVENLETFLALPVCPGRMLIWGAGYRARKWAQLPWLVNLPTWYWGDLDTDGFAILSAVRSHLPQVQSVLMDEAAVRRWRPLATTDTHPDRKILPYLTTAEDAALDLLASLGNLRIEQERILLSEAVDVLCATGFFRS; encoded by the coding sequence ATGGTGGAACACTACCTTTCTTTCCCGGCGCATCGCCGGGGTCAGGGTGTCCACCACACGGGGGTCAGGCCCCATCATCTCACCCTCGTCACCCGTCTGGTGTCCGCCCATCGCGGTGCACCGGACGGTAGCCTGGTCCGGTCACTGTCCGATCTTGGACTGGTCGAGCGGGAGCCCCAGATCAGGATGCGGCTTCCGTCGGATGTCCCGGGACGTGACGTGTTTCCGGAAGACATGACACTGACATGGACCGGGGCGGCCATGCTGTGGGCGGAAACGACGGTCCCGGTAACCGGAGTGCTCATCGTGGAGAACCTCGAGACCTTTCTGGCGCTACCGGTCTGCCCGGGACGGATGCTGATCTGGGGTGCCGGCTACCGTGCCCGGAAATGGGCGCAACTGCCGTGGCTGGTCAATCTGCCCACCTGGTACTGGGGCGATCTGGACACGGACGGCTTCGCAATTCTCTCGGCGGTCCGTTCCCACCTGCCGCAGGTCCAGTCAGTTCTCATGGATGAGGCGGCGGTACGGCGATGGCGTCCTCTCGCGACGACGGACACCCATCCCGACCGGAAGATCCTGCCGTATCTCACCACCGCGGAGGATGCGGCGCTGGATCTTCTGGCATCCCTGGGGAACCTGCGGATCGAACAGGAGCGGATCCTGCTGTCCGAGGCCGTGGACGTGCTCTGCGCCACCGGATTCTTTCGGAGCTGA
- a CDS encoding IS3 family transposase (programmed frameshift): MPLKTYSEQFKRDAVALYESTEGASLKSVAAELGINRNTLKAWVARFSANPRAGSTDDSPAAVITDAERIRQLERDNARLREERDILRRAAKYFAEGDELVSRFKFVDDTRTDYPVKRLCEVLNLNRSSYYKWKASTPARNQRTCDDALLAARITVIFNDHDGCYGAKRIAAELNDVADPGDLGDLGDLGDDVPVDAQQPVNHKRVARLMKTNGLAGYVRRRRVTTTVADTSRRVFADLVNRRFTAEDPNKVYVGDITYLPISDGSNMYLATVIDCFSRRLVGFAIADHMRTSLVVDALNSAAGQRGSLAGAIFHSDHGSVYTSGTFQKACRELGVRQSMGAVGTSADNALAESFNAALKREVLKDDRTFANQLVCRRDVFRWCVRYNTTRRHSWCRYLSPQVYEARSSGRLRLVS, encoded by the exons ATGCCCCTGAAGACCTACTCGGAGCAGTTCAAACGTGACGCCGTCGCCCTCTACGAGTCCACCGAAGGCGCGTCACTGAAATCCGTGGCCGCCGAACTCGGGATCAACCGCAACACCCTCAAAGCCTGGGTCGCCCGCTTCTCCGCCAACCCGCGGGCCGGCAGCACCGACGATTCCCCGGCAGCCGTGATCACCGATGCTGAACGGATCCGACAGCTCGAACGCGACAACGCCAGACTCCGGGAGGAACGCGACATCCTGCGGCGGGCCGCGAAGTATTTCGCGGAAG GAGACGAACTGGTGAGCCGCTTCAAGTTCGTTGACGACACCCGCACCGACTACCCGGTCAAGCGGCTCTGCGAGGTCCTGAACCTCAACAGGTCCTCCTACTACAAGTGGAAAGCCTCAACCCCCGCACGCAACCAACGCACCTGTGACGATGCGCTGCTGGCAGCCAGGATCACCGTCATCTTCAACGATCACGACGGGTGCTACGGAGCCAAGCGCATCGCCGCTGAACTCAACGATGTCGCCGACCCCGGTGACCTTGGGGACCTCGGTGACCTCGGCGATGACGTACCCGTCGACGCACAACAGCCGGTGAACCATAAGCGTGTCGCCCGGCTGATGAAGACCAACGGCCTGGCCGGGTACGTCCGGCGCCGACGGGTGACCACCACCGTCGCCGATACGTCCCGACGGGTCTTCGCCGACCTCGTCAACCGCAGGTTCACCGCCGAGGACCCCAACAAGGTCTACGTGGGTGACATTACCTACCTGCCGATATCCGACGGGTCGAACATGTACCTGGCCACGGTCATCGACTGCTTCTCCCGCCGGCTGGTCGGCTTCGCGATCGCCGACCACATGCGCACCAGTCTGGTCGTCGATGCACTGAACTCGGCGGCCGGTCAACGCGGGAGTCTCGCCGGGGCGATCTTCCACTCCGACCACGGCAGCGTGTACACCTCCGGGACGTTCCAGAAAGCCTGCCGGGAGCTCGGAGTCCGGCAGTCGATGGGGGCGGTCGGTACGAGCGCGGACAATGCTCTGGCGGAGTCGTTCAACGCCGCACTGAAACGTGAGGTCCTCAAAGACGACAGGACCTTCGCCAACCAGTTGGTGTGCCGTCGGGACGTGTTCCGGTGGTGCGTGCGTTACAACACAACTCGTCGGCATTCCTGGTGCAGGTACCTCTCGCCACAGGTCTACGAGGCCCGGAGTTCGGGTAGACTCCGACTCGTATCCTGA
- a CDS encoding DUF3322 domain-containing protein, translating into MVKSSGPLTPTDAVTSLTAWVERQWKDWLADPQLADTATADLPLHPPTGKKAGADPASAADWIRSWQRWERGHTGADSTVTVVWVEKSWSAAGLGRQRVPDRLQVTGVEALVTLTGQKSRWRGLIHRMSRLLGERPAPGVRTAAAAVMTRWSDLTDEDLVRLHAVVDWLLAYPDSGLTPRAVPVEGVHGKWLEHGPEPRMVDTGM; encoded by the coding sequence ATGGTGAAGAGTAGCGGCCCCCTCACCCCGACCGATGCCGTCACCTCACTCACCGCGTGGGTGGAGCGTCAGTGGAAGGACTGGCTGGCTGATCCGCAGCTTGCGGACACTGCCACTGCCGATCTGCCGTTGCATCCGCCGACGGGGAAAAAGGCCGGCGCCGACCCCGCCTCGGCCGCTGACTGGATACGGTCCTGGCAACGGTGGGAGCGCGGGCATACAGGTGCAGATTCGACTGTGACGGTGGTCTGGGTGGAGAAGTCCTGGTCGGCCGCCGGACTGGGCCGTCAACGCGTACCGGACCGGCTGCAGGTCACCGGAGTGGAGGCACTGGTGACTCTCACCGGACAGAAGAGCCGATGGCGCGGACTGATCCACCGGATGTCACGGCTGCTCGGCGAACGTCCGGCCCCCGGGGTGCGCACTGCGGCGGCCGCGGTCATGACACGGTGGAGTGACCTGACCGACGAAGACCTGGTCCGGCTGCATGCCGTCGTCGACTGGCTGCTGGCGTACCCGGATTCCGGACTCACTCCCCGGGCGGTGCCGGTTGAGGGGGTACACGGCAAGTGGCTGGAGCATGGGCCCGAACCCCGGATGGTGGACACGGGGATGTGA
- a CDS encoding ATP-binding protein, which produces MTIHPGQFRLSRIQLINWGTVDGYLDVDVPREGFLVTGASGSGKSTIIDAVAAVLMPPEKLHFNAAGQSGGTRRSTGRTLVSYIRGAWRSREDAATGDMTSTYLRPGATWSAVALTYTSGTEVVTLTAFYYLRAGDTSQTAVSKLYGVHHEPLDLDPSTLHPMMSTGINVRRIKAHWPSPAQFTQTHRIFADRFRPKLGITSPEALLLLHRTQSAKQLDNLDQLFRDYMLVEPETFTLAADAVNQFTELRTAYERVQDVKSRIDVLSPLPELVSTRDAATLEATRATSMLSVLPQVRDRLRRESLTDLIREQETTLVSANDVLARALQDERRAIDDLQNIETALAGAGGDQLRVLEKDVELARSALDRVREKAETLADAVTTLGGAAPTSDEEFTVLTGQALNVLETYTTERERHESARNDAIRRHGKARTELREINEELTSLAKRTSNIGHRHIIVREELCRELGLRPRELPFAGELIDVVDDHREWEPVAQRLLGGFATTLLVPESVIGQVSAYINDHHTGVRLVYRSIPDQVRVPQRAGTTDALSLKLKIVDGPFHNWVLAQLRTRYEYRCVESPADFATLGTDRGVTRSGLVHGRRESDGSVRFEKDDRHRIDDRSHWTLGSTNHDKQELLSRRKTTVAGQVEAADRQRRDGEVALASLEASKAAASRIRATTWLDVDTSRAGRQLAEATAAVTAWSGSPERTTLTESRDAATVRVHDAVKVRSAADQKVGVITDRRDRAVAELAGLEKMSSAIDRPETTDAAATVAAVEAEYARHTRRVTVDNVQELTTLVSENLHRAETDARDSIHRADQRIQSVLATYLERWPEEKSDLTADPEFAGEAVARLTALRGNRLAEFTDRFLTLMNGTSVTNLTQLSRSLRRAKDLIEERISSVNESLSRSRFAPGRWLRIDVRDNRGSEVTDFQRDLQAAVENRLGTADSPEEAESRYRRMSELLDRLASEETADRRWRRTVLDTRRHVRFIGVEVDEHGTAVNAYVDSASLSGGQAQKLVFFCLAAALRFQLADVDEEFPRYATVILDEAFDRADPEFTRTAMDVFTSFGFHMVLATPLKLIQTLDDYVGGVAVVAYTERPDPSGVIRAATTLAPVSFEEALRRSRDHDGEE; this is translated from the coding sequence ATGACCATCCACCCCGGGCAGTTCCGGCTCTCCCGCATCCAGCTGATCAACTGGGGCACCGTCGACGGTTACCTCGACGTCGACGTTCCCCGCGAAGGTTTCCTCGTCACCGGCGCGTCCGGTTCCGGCAAGTCGACGATCATCGACGCAGTGGCGGCAGTTCTCATGCCGCCGGAGAAGTTGCACTTCAACGCAGCCGGCCAGTCCGGTGGCACCCGCCGTTCCACCGGCCGCACCCTTGTGTCCTACATCCGCGGCGCGTGGCGCAGCAGAGAGGACGCCGCGACCGGCGATATGACGTCGACCTACCTGCGTCCCGGCGCGACGTGGTCCGCCGTCGCGCTGACCTACACCTCCGGCACCGAGGTCGTCACTCTCACCGCGTTCTACTACCTGCGCGCCGGGGATACCTCACAGACCGCGGTCTCGAAGCTCTACGGGGTGCATCACGAGCCCCTGGATCTTGATCCGAGCACCCTGCACCCGATGATGAGCACCGGTATCAATGTCCGCCGGATCAAGGCGCACTGGCCCTCACCCGCCCAGTTCACCCAGACACACCGGATATTCGCTGACCGGTTCCGCCCGAAGTTGGGCATCACTTCCCCGGAAGCGCTCCTGCTGCTGCACCGTACCCAGTCGGCGAAGCAGCTCGACAATCTCGACCAGCTTTTCCGCGACTACATGCTCGTGGAACCGGAGACGTTCACTCTGGCAGCGGACGCCGTGAACCAGTTCACCGAACTACGGACCGCCTACGAGCGGGTGCAGGACGTCAAGTCCCGCATCGACGTGCTGTCTCCTCTGCCGGAACTGGTCTCCACCCGTGATGCGGCAACGCTCGAGGCCACTCGAGCAACGTCCATGCTGTCGGTCCTGCCGCAGGTCCGCGACCGGTTGCGCCGCGAATCACTCACCGACCTCATCCGTGAACAGGAGACGACACTGGTCTCGGCCAATGATGTGCTTGCCCGGGCGCTGCAGGATGAACGCCGTGCGATCGACGACCTGCAGAATATCGAAACTGCCCTCGCAGGAGCCGGCGGCGACCAACTGCGCGTTCTGGAGAAGGATGTCGAACTGGCACGCAGTGCGCTCGACCGCGTCCGGGAGAAGGCGGAGACCCTGGCCGATGCCGTCACTACGTTGGGCGGCGCCGCGCCGACCAGCGACGAGGAGTTCACGGTACTCACCGGGCAGGCGCTCAATGTCCTCGAGACATATACGACGGAGCGGGAGCGCCATGAGAGCGCCCGTAATGACGCCATCCGCCGCCACGGTAAGGCACGGACAGAACTCCGTGAGATCAATGAGGAACTGACGAGCCTCGCAAAGAGGACCTCGAACATCGGGCACCGTCACATCATCGTCCGAGAGGAACTGTGCCGTGAACTGGGACTGCGCCCCCGCGAACTGCCCTTTGCCGGGGAACTCATCGACGTCGTCGACGACCACCGGGAATGGGAGCCGGTCGCACAACGGCTGCTCGGCGGTTTCGCCACCACCCTGCTCGTCCCCGAGTCGGTGATCGGTCAGGTTTCCGCGTACATCAACGACCATCACACCGGAGTGCGCCTGGTGTACCGTTCCATCCCCGATCAGGTGCGGGTACCGCAACGGGCAGGCACCACAGATGCTCTCAGCCTGAAGTTGAAGATCGTCGACGGCCCTTTCCACAACTGGGTACTGGCTCAACTGCGTACCCGGTACGAATACCGGTGTGTGGAGTCTCCGGCGGACTTCGCCACACTCGGCACTGACCGCGGAGTGACCCGCAGTGGTCTGGTCCACGGTCGGCGGGAGTCCGATGGATCAGTCCGCTTCGAAAAAGACGACCGCCACCGTATCGATGACCGGAGCCACTGGACACTGGGCTCCACCAACCATGACAAACAGGAACTCCTGTCGCGACGGAAGACAACTGTCGCCGGGCAGGTCGAAGCTGCCGACCGGCAACGGCGCGACGGTGAAGTCGCGCTGGCCTCGCTCGAAGCGTCGAAAGCCGCGGCGTCCCGTATCCGCGCCACCACCTGGCTGGATGTCGACACCTCCCGTGCCGGAAGGCAGCTTGCCGAGGCGACCGCAGCTGTGACCGCCTGGTCAGGATCTCCGGAGCGCACCACGCTCACGGAATCCCGTGATGCCGCGACCGTCAGAGTGCATGACGCAGTGAAGGTCCGTAGCGCGGCGGACCAGAAGGTCGGGGTGATCACGGACCGACGCGACCGTGCCGTCGCCGAGCTTGCCGGACTCGAGAAAATGAGCAGTGCCATTGACCGCCCGGAGACGACCGATGCGGCTGCCACCGTCGCCGCTGTCGAAGCCGAATATGCCCGCCACACCCGTCGGGTAACAGTGGATAATGTCCAGGAGCTGACCACTCTGGTCAGTGAGAACCTGCACCGCGCCGAGACGGACGCCCGGGACAGTATCCACCGCGCCGACCAGCGCATCCAGTCGGTCCTGGCGACCTATCTGGAGCGGTGGCCGGAGGAGAAGTCCGACCTTACCGCCGACCCTGAGTTCGCCGGCGAAGCGGTTGCCCGGCTCACCGCGCTACGCGGCAACCGGCTCGCCGAGTTCACCGACCGGTTCCTGACCCTGATGAACGGCACCTCGGTCACGAACCTCACCCAACTGTCCCGGTCACTGCGGCGGGCGAAGGACCTCATCGAGGAACGGATCAGCAGTGTCAACGAGTCACTGTCTCGTTCCCGGTTCGCGCCGGGACGTTGGCTGCGCATCGACGTCCGCGACAACCGCGGCAGCGAAGTCACCGATTTCCAGCGGGATCTGCAGGCCGCGGTGGAGAACCGGCTGGGTACCGCGGACAGTCCGGAAGAGGCTGAGTCCCGTTACCGGCGGATGTCGGAGCTGCTCGACCGGCTGGCATCCGAGGAGACGGCGGACCGTCGCTGGCGTCGCACTGTGCTGGACACCCGTCGGCATGTCCGGTTCATCGGGGTGGAGGTCGATGAACATGGCACAGCAGTGAACGCCTATGTGGATTCCGCCTCCCTGTCCGGTGGGCAGGCTCAGAAGCTGGTGTTCTTCTGTCTCGCTGCGGCGCTGCGGTTCCAGCTCGCCGATGTGGACGAGGAGTTCCCCCGGTATGCCACGGTCATCCTCGACGAAGCTTTCGACCGGGCAGACCCGGAGTTCACCCGCACCGCCATGGACGTGTTCACCAGCTTCGGGTTCCACATGGTGCTCGCCACCCCGCTGAAGCTGATCCAGACCCTGGATGACTATGTCGGCGGGGTGGCCGTCGTCGCCTATACCGAGCGTCCGGACCCCTCAGGTGTGATTCGTGCAGCCACGACCCTGGCACCAGTCAGCTTCGAAGAGGCACTGCGACGGAGCAGGGATCACGATGGTGAAGAGTAG
- a CDS encoding DUF4194 domain-containing protein, translating into MTTPDTPDALWPGDTGSLSLRSRRALVQLLKGPLITATKHSAIWAAVLSDESALRARLAEVFLDLVLDENAGIAFTRMVRPGIEAPEELDIPQVLRTEPLTHVDTLILLHLRSRIAHALPGERVIVDADDLFAEILVYRSVTDTDEAAFRRRFDASMTRLNNKFNLLSTTETDGRYEISPALKHIFDPQTVSAVTAEYRRFAETGGEEDTEEAGEAQ; encoded by the coding sequence ATGACCACTCCTGACACCCCCGACGCTCTGTGGCCCGGCGACACCGGATCGCTGTCACTGAGATCCCGACGCGCCCTGGTTCAGTTACTTAAAGGACCGCTGATCACTGCGACAAAACATTCTGCGATCTGGGCCGCAGTGCTCTCCGACGAGTCCGCACTCCGGGCCCGGTTGGCAGAGGTCTTTCTCGACCTGGTCCTCGACGAGAACGCGGGGATCGCCTTCACGCGGATGGTGCGCCCCGGTATAGAAGCTCCAGAGGAACTCGACATTCCGCAGGTCCTGCGCACCGAACCGCTGACCCACGTGGACACACTTATCCTCCTGCACCTGCGTTCCCGGATAGCGCATGCCCTGCCCGGTGAACGGGTGATCGTCGACGCGGACGACCTGTTCGCCGAGATACTCGTCTACCGCAGTGTGACTGATACGGATGAAGCAGCATTCCGCCGACGTTTCGATGCCTCCATGACCCGTCTCAACAACAAGTTCAATCTGCTGAGCACCACGGAGACCGACGGCCGTTACGAGATCTCCCCTGCACTCAAGCACATCTTCGACCCACAGACCGTCTCTGCGGTCACCGCTGAATACCGACGGTTCGCTGAAACTGGCGGAGAGGAAGACACAGAAGAAGCAGGAGAAGCACAATGA
- a CDS encoding DUF3375 domain-containing protein has product MSIEARALSISRLQRSSPAMSLLRSPLAPVVLAMVHEYFPQGTRQRPAAELYELLGADLRLLTGRYPDQFPLSRSAQQYCTDWVKAGWLIRHPGTAATGEMLEPTEETLSVLDTVSRWEEPRSVVTATRVESLTESLRTLARDVDPDTRSRVASLQAQRDGIDRQIERVEHGDYEVLGSAEVVERVTDILDQASAVPADFSRVSRDLEDLNRSLRRQLLDPEGSRGDVLDEIFDGVDLIGESEAGRSFNGFYSVLLDQERSAWIDRWIADILSRPQAKELPTATRTRLRHLFRSMEDAGAHVNRTMTSLARSLRNYVTSEEFAEDRRMVELLHEARTAAAEAVSGDGVDVRAYQRMQTPLVRIGMPITSVSALRLRNPGDETVQNAPTPVATPTVDADALLAAVRSSEIDLTELEADIRDVLGDSSTATVATVLHRHPASQGLASVVGLLHLAIRHGTAGEGTEQVTWDDERGNPRRATIPRWIFAAPETPEITETPVTTEEG; this is encoded by the coding sequence ATGAGCATCGAAGCCCGGGCGCTGTCGATTTCCCGCCTGCAACGGTCCTCCCCTGCGATGTCGCTGCTCCGAAGCCCGCTCGCACCGGTTGTTCTGGCGATGGTCCACGAATATTTCCCGCAGGGCACCCGGCAACGACCCGCCGCCGAACTGTACGAACTGCTCGGCGCCGATCTGCGCCTTCTTACAGGCCGCTATCCCGACCAGTTTCCACTCTCCCGATCTGCCCAGCAGTACTGCACCGACTGGGTCAAGGCCGGGTGGCTTATCCGGCACCCCGGCACGGCCGCAACCGGAGAGATGCTCGAACCCACAGAAGAGACGCTCTCCGTGCTCGACACGGTCAGCCGCTGGGAGGAACCGCGCTCCGTGGTGACCGCGACCCGGGTGGAATCCCTCACCGAATCGTTGCGCACCCTCGCCCGTGACGTCGACCCGGACACCCGCTCCCGCGTGGCCTCTCTCCAGGCCCAACGCGACGGAATCGACCGGCAGATCGAGCGGGTGGAACACGGCGACTACGAGGTTCTGGGCAGTGCCGAGGTGGTTGAACGGGTCACCGACATCCTCGATCAGGCGTCCGCGGTTCCAGCTGACTTCTCCCGGGTCTCCCGGGATCTGGAAGATCTCAACCGGTCACTGCGCCGTCAATTGCTCGATCCGGAGGGGTCGCGCGGAGACGTCCTCGACGAAATCTTCGACGGAGTGGACCTCATCGGCGAATCCGAAGCCGGACGCAGCTTCAACGGTTTCTACTCGGTCCTGCTCGACCAGGAGCGGTCAGCCTGGATCGACCGATGGATAGCCGACATACTCAGCCGGCCACAGGCAAAAGAACTACCGACTGCAACCCGAACCCGGCTACGCCACCTGTTCCGGTCCATGGAGGACGCCGGCGCACACGTGAACCGTACGATGACCAGCCTGGCCAGATCCCTGCGCAACTACGTCACCTCCGAGGAGTTCGCGGAGGACCGGAGAATGGTGGAGCTGCTGCACGAGGCACGCACCGCCGCCGCCGAAGCCGTGTCCGGCGACGGTGTGGACGTCCGCGCCTACCAGCGTATGCAGACTCCCCTGGTCCGTATCGGCATGCCGATTACCTCGGTAAGCGCCCTGAGACTCCGGAATCCGGGAGATGAGACGGTACAGAACGCACCGACGCCCGTGGCAACGCCCACCGTCGATGCGGACGCGCTGCTCGCTGCCGTCAGATCCAGTGAAATCGACCTGACGGAACTCGAGGCGGACATCCGCGACGTGCTCGGCGACTCTTCAACAGCCACGGTCGCCACGGTGTTGCACCGTCATCCTGCATCCCAGGGTCTCGCCTCGGTCGTGGGCCTACTGCATCTCGCGATCCGCCATGGTACGGCCGGTGAGGGGACCGAGCAGGTCACCTGGGACGATGAGCGTGGAAATCCGCGACGCGCCACCATCCCCCGCTGGATATTCGCCGCGCCTGAGACACCAGAGATCACCGAGACACCTGTCACCACCGAGGAAGGCTGA